From the Gordonia bronchialis DSM 43247 genome, one window contains:
- a CDS encoding DUF5926 family protein: MGKKSKRGSGPRPGSNRAERVAARKARQAAALAPPPRPFAGLAAECDLVALRTFVASATAELDLVEPGAPKPALTSVVSTERPAREVPTDARNDVMLATVLPGAIPALIRETTYLPTGFVALQTEPDRIEPAADLAAAIAWAAHAEPGAEFDAASAPPTTLADVVNVDVPLEITVYDDFAWWFPPGSDVPPEIAEMLQRANDSVMPTARLAPDSGIGAPWWVDAGERAHLRWIRPEAEDELMTALARLHAAGRLTLGEGSRFAGSFRTHGLLVPVFDLDNEMHHEEWYPGLNQFDAWLSDALAQIAPLTPDERSSRDGIRGRQVTLR, translated from the coding sequence ATGGGTAAGAAGAGCAAACGGGGCAGTGGCCCACGTCCGGGCAGCAATCGTGCCGAGCGGGTGGCCGCCCGCAAAGCGCGTCAGGCGGCGGCGCTGGCGCCTCCGCCCCGGCCGTTCGCGGGTCTGGCTGCCGAATGTGACCTCGTGGCATTGCGCACCTTCGTCGCATCGGCCACCGCCGAACTCGACCTCGTCGAACCCGGCGCCCCGAAGCCGGCCCTCACCTCGGTGGTGAGTACGGAGCGGCCCGCGCGCGAGGTGCCGACCGATGCACGCAACGACGTCATGCTGGCCACCGTCCTGCCCGGGGCCATCCCCGCGCTGATCCGCGAAACCACGTATTTACCAACAGGTTTCGTGGCGCTGCAGACCGAGCCGGATCGGATCGAGCCGGCCGCCGATCTCGCGGCAGCCATTGCCTGGGCCGCGCACGCCGAGCCCGGCGCCGAGTTCGATGCGGCGTCGGCACCCCCGACGACTCTCGCCGACGTCGTGAACGTCGATGTGCCACTGGAGATCACCGTCTACGACGACTTCGCGTGGTGGTTCCCGCCGGGCAGCGACGTACCCCCCGAGATCGCCGAGATGCTGCAGCGCGCAAATGATTCCGTGATGCCGACCGCGCGGCTCGCGCCGGACAGCGGCATCGGCGCACCGTGGTGGGTGGATGCCGGTGAGCGGGCCCATCTGCGCTGGATCCGGCCCGAAGCCGAGGACGAGTTGATGACCGCGCTCGCGCGCCTGCATGCGGCCGGACGGCTGACGCTGGGCGAGGGGTCACGGTTCGCCGGGTCGTTCCGCACCCACGGGCTGCTGGTCCCCGTCTTCGACCTCGACAACGAGATGCACCACGAGGAGTGGTATCCGGGACTCAATCAGTTCGACGCGTGGCTCTCCGACGCGCTCGCGCAGATCGCCCCGCTCACTCCGGATGAGCGGAGTTCGCGGGACGGTATCCGCGGACGTCAGGTCACCCTGCGCTGA
- a CDS encoding ferritin, which yields MSTETSTERTKFHQLLHDQISNEFFASQQYTAVALYYDNHDMPQLARHFYRQAVEERNHAMMIVQYFLDRDIEVAIPGIDAPRTDFADYKAPIELALNQEQAVTQQIVDLAKSARDSGDYLGEQFMQWFLKEQVEEVATMTTLRTIAERAKGNLFDLENFVERELNVADGKDATAPPAAGGNL from the coding sequence ATGAGCACTGAGACGTCCACCGAACGAACCAAGTTCCATCAACTGCTGCACGACCAGATCAGCAACGAATTCTTCGCGTCACAGCAGTACACCGCGGTGGCGCTCTACTACGACAACCACGACATGCCGCAGCTCGCGCGGCACTTCTACCGGCAGGCGGTGGAAGAACGCAACCACGCGATGATGATCGTGCAGTACTTCCTGGACCGCGACATCGAGGTCGCGATCCCCGGGATCGACGCCCCGCGCACGGATTTCGCCGACTACAAGGCGCCCATCGAGCTGGCGCTCAATCAGGAGCAGGCGGTCACCCAGCAGATCGTCGACCTAGCCAAGTCGGCCCGCGACAGCGGCGACTACCTCGGCGAGCAGTTCATGCAGTGGTTCCTCAAGGAGCAGGTGGAGGAGGTCGCCACCATGACGACGCTGCGCACCATCGCCGAACGCGCCAAGGGCAATCTGTTCGACCTCGAGAACTTCGTCGAGCGCGAACTCAACGTCGCCGACGGCAAGGACGCGACCGCGCCCCCGGCCGCCGGCGGCAACCTCTGA
- a CDS encoding LCP family protein yields the protein MNQPDPPMMRRQGQPGPGPGAAPRQPGNPPRNPLPRQQPPGQQAPPRRAPGQPAHNQPAHHPPPRNPSSRPRPDGPPREPAPGEVYRPPQAWSAAPDRGAREYAPTQRPEPIPAEPGPARPLQATPDRARGLRPPPGAPPRTPPKPRRRRRWPILRILLVLLLVIVIGAVAMVFYYDSKLHRVDALVSYAGRPGDTPGTNWLIVGTDSRADLSEQQRTDLSTGDAAGARTDTIMLVHNPPSGRPMIVSLPRDLYVPIPGIGDSKINAAFNSGGPQLLVRTVQDLTGIRIDHYAEIGFGGFDTLVDAVGGVDVCLDQSINDPKAGPPLKKGCHRLNGKQALTLVRSRDFPQADLDRVVNQRKFLAALISRVTSPSILLNPFRLFGFINGAIDALTVDQGDHIWNLASLAFALRDDPITTTAPTGDAEFVGGESALPVSDSTTEFFGYLKAGKEVPKQLLTSTGGVVG from the coding sequence ATGAACCAGCCGGACCCGCCGATGATGCGCAGGCAGGGCCAACCCGGCCCGGGCCCGGGCGCCGCGCCTCGGCAGCCCGGCAACCCGCCTCGCAATCCCCTTCCCCGCCAGCAGCCACCCGGTCAGCAGGCCCCGCCTCGGCGCGCGCCGGGTCAACCAGCTCACAACCAGCCAGCCCACCACCCGCCACCTCGCAACCCGTCGTCCCGGCCCCGGCCGGACGGACCGCCGCGCGAACCCGCGCCCGGCGAGGTCTACCGTCCGCCGCAGGCGTGGTCGGCGGCACCCGACCGCGGGGCGCGCGAGTACGCACCGACGCAGCGGCCCGAGCCGATCCCGGCCGAACCCGGGCCGGCCCGGCCCCTACAAGCCACCCCCGACCGGGCTCGCGGGCTGCGGCCGCCACCCGGTGCGCCGCCCCGCACCCCGCCGAAGCCACGGCGTCGCCGACGATGGCCGATCCTGCGCATCCTGCTGGTGCTGTTGCTCGTCATCGTGATCGGCGCGGTCGCCATGGTCTTCTACTACGATTCCAAGCTGCACCGCGTGGATGCCCTGGTCTCCTACGCCGGACGCCCCGGCGACACCCCGGGCACCAACTGGCTCATCGTCGGAACCGATTCGCGCGCAGATCTTTCCGAGCAGCAGCGCACCGACCTGTCGACCGGTGACGCCGCCGGCGCCCGGACCGACACCATCATGCTGGTGCACAATCCTCCCAGTGGTCGACCGATGATCGTCAGCCTGCCGCGCGACCTCTACGTTCCCATTCCCGGCATCGGCGACTCCAAGATCAACGCGGCGTTCAACTCCGGCGGTCCGCAACTGCTGGTGCGAACGGTGCAGGACCTCACCGGGATTCGTATCGACCACTACGCCGAGATCGGCTTCGGTGGGTTCGACACCCTCGTCGACGCGGTGGGTGGCGTAGATGTCTGCCTCGATCAGTCGATCAACGATCCGAAGGCCGGTCCACCTCTGAAGAAGGGCTGCCACCGGCTCAACGGCAAGCAGGCGCTCACCCTGGTGCGTTCCCGCGACTTCCCGCAGGCCGACCTGGACCGCGTGGTCAATCAACGAAAGTTCCTCGCGGCGTTGATCTCCCGCGTCACCAGCCCGTCGATCCTGCTGAATCCGTTCCGTCTCTTCGGTTTCATCAACGGTGCCATCGACGCCCTGACCGTGGATCAGGGCGATCACATCTGGAACCTCGCATCCCTGGCGTTTGCTCTGCGCGACGATCCGATCACCACAACGGCGCCGACGGGTGACGCCGAGTTCGTCGGTGGCGAGTCGGCACTGCCGGTGTCGGACTCCACCACCGAGTTCTTCGGATATCTGAAGGCGGGCAAGGAAGTTCCGAAACAACTGCTCACCAGTACCGGCGGCGTCGTCGGCTGA
- a CDS encoding CPBP family intramembrane glutamic endopeptidase: MGFSVRAILDPRGTHGIDVVTDRAGRRALWIELCIVGVLSFGFSAIYAILSLIESELAQGLGNTTVALNPSRSELGPIDAIRQVMSALRLFAVAGLGVYLLWRSGIGVAQAGLRRLTPRRDVPAALVLAAIIGLPGLGLVAVARALGVNAHLVPATVSSWWQWPILILAAVANAVAEEVIVVAYFITRLRQLGVGENGSLAASAVLRGGYHLYQGVGAGLGNLVMGLVYGRYFQLTGRVWPLVIAHAVIDMVAFVGYALLRDHLSWVG; encoded by the coding sequence ATGGGCTTCTCCGTGCGCGCCATCCTCGATCCGCGCGGCACACACGGTATCGACGTGGTCACCGACCGCGCCGGGCGACGTGCCCTGTGGATCGAACTGTGCATCGTCGGTGTGCTCAGCTTCGGGTTCTCGGCCATCTACGCGATCCTGTCCCTCATCGAGAGCGAACTCGCCCAAGGTCTCGGCAACACCACCGTCGCGCTGAATCCGAGCCGATCCGAACTCGGTCCGATCGACGCAATCCGGCAGGTGATGAGCGCACTGCGCCTGTTCGCCGTCGCCGGCCTCGGCGTCTATCTGCTCTGGCGTAGCGGCATCGGTGTCGCGCAGGCCGGTCTGCGCCGCCTGACGCCGCGCCGCGACGTGCCCGCGGCGCTGGTGCTCGCCGCGATCATCGGACTGCCGGGACTGGGCCTGGTGGCCGTGGCCCGCGCACTCGGCGTCAACGCGCATCTGGTGCCGGCGACGGTCTCGTCCTGGTGGCAGTGGCCCATCCTGATCCTCGCGGCGGTGGCCAACGCCGTCGCCGAGGAGGTCATCGTGGTCGCCTACTTCATCACCCGGCTGCGTCAGCTGGGCGTCGGCGAGAACGGGTCGCTGGCCGCCAGCGCGGTGCTGCGTGGCGGTTATCACCTCTACCAGGGTGTCGGCGCGGGACTGGGCAACCTGGTGATGGGCCTGGTGTACGGCCGGTACTTCCAGCTGACCGGCCGAGTGTGGCCGCTGGTGATCGCGCACGCGGTCATCGACATGGTCGCGTTTGTCGGATATGCCCTGCTGCGCGACCACCTCTCCTGGGTGGGGTGA
- a CDS encoding DUF2470 domain-containing protein, producing the protein MTQAVTDRPTDAEMIQTACRRVSDAILAVEPTDPAVAPAEQSPVDPVTVDVVHLFESQAFVLVPTAGATLAAVSAAPDGVAAMLEITDCAPIDLRERVRSLIWLKGDLHQVPADLERDLAIEIAAEHPDGGLLDIGHGRSMLRLQIDSAVIASSSGAASVSASELAGASPDPFWEYEHGWISHLDSDHADVVGQLIRRLPRHLRKGRVRPLGLDRFGIRFRIESAEGDSDVRLPFGRPVSDVYELSHALRSLAGCPFMNSLPD; encoded by the coding sequence ATGACCCAAGCCGTCACCGACCGCCCGACGGACGCCGAGATGATCCAGACGGCATGTCGCCGGGTCAGCGACGCGATCCTCGCAGTCGAACCGACCGACCCCGCCGTCGCACCCGCTGAGCAGTCTCCGGTCGACCCGGTGACCGTCGATGTGGTGCATCTGTTCGAGTCGCAGGCCTTTGTCCTGGTTCCCACTGCCGGCGCTACGCTCGCGGCGGTCTCCGCCGCCCCCGACGGCGTCGCGGCGATGCTGGAGATCACCGACTGCGCACCGATCGACCTGCGCGAACGGGTACGTTCGCTGATCTGGCTCAAGGGCGACCTGCACCAGGTACCCGCCGACCTCGAACGTGACCTGGCGATCGAGATCGCGGCCGAGCATCCCGACGGCGGATTGCTCGACATCGGCCACGGCCGCTCGATGCTGCGGCTGCAGATCGACAGTGCCGTGATCGCGAGCAGTTCCGGCGCGGCGTCGGTCAGCGCGTCGGAGCTGGCGGGTGCGAGCCCGGACCCGTTCTGGGAGTACGAGCACGGCTGGATCTCCCACCTCGATTCCGATCACGCCGACGTCGTCGGCCAACTGATCCGACGCCTGCCCCGCCACCTCCGCAAGGGCCGGGTCCGTCCGCTCGGACTGGATCGCTTCGGTATCCGCTTCCGCATCGAGTCGGCCGAGGGCGACTCCGACGTCCGGCTGCCCTTCGGCCGCCCGGTGTCCGACGTCTACGAACTCTCGCACGCGCTGCGATCGCTGGCCGGCTGCCCGTTTATGAACAGCCTGCCCGACTGA
- the pheA gene encoding prephenate dehydratase: MPVFAYFGPAGTFTEMALEQVLAQAATPGESTAPLFLPAAERIAAPSPAAAIAMVRTGEVDYACVPIESSLEGSVPATMDALVPGPGAGRVQVFAETVIDVAFTIGAAAPIPPAQVTRLAAYPVAEAQVRGSVARLFPNAHFVTAASNAAAAHDVAAGDADAAVTTALAARLSGLTVLADGISDATDAVTRFLIIGRPAPPPAPTGADRTAVILELPNAPGSLMAAMNEFASRGVDLTRIESRPRRELERGLSNAGEYRFFLDAVGHIDDDAVAEALAALHRRCDRIVYLGSWPAHRVPGAVPPDHSASTAWVQTMRRGGDATTGADR; this comes from the coding sequence GTGCCCGTGTTCGCGTATTTCGGCCCGGCCGGCACCTTCACCGAGATGGCTCTCGAACAGGTGCTGGCCCAGGCGGCCACACCCGGAGAATCCACCGCGCCCCTCTTCCTCCCCGCCGCGGAGCGGATCGCGGCGCCGAGCCCCGCCGCCGCCATCGCCATGGTGCGCACCGGCGAGGTCGACTACGCCTGCGTGCCGATCGAGAGTTCGCTGGAGGGGTCGGTGCCGGCGACCATGGATGCGCTGGTGCCCGGCCCCGGCGCCGGCCGCGTCCAGGTGTTCGCCGAGACCGTCATCGACGTCGCCTTCACCATCGGCGCGGCCGCGCCGATCCCGCCGGCGCAGGTGACCCGGCTCGCGGCCTATCCGGTTGCCGAGGCCCAGGTGCGCGGCTCGGTGGCCCGACTGTTCCCCAACGCCCATTTCGTCACCGCGGCGTCCAATGCCGCTGCGGCACACGATGTCGCGGCCGGTGACGCCGACGCGGCCGTGACCACCGCACTGGCCGCGAGGCTGTCCGGACTCACCGTCCTGGCCGACGGCATCTCCGACGCCACCGATGCGGTCACCCGATTCCTGATCATCGGCCGCCCCGCCCCGCCGCCGGCTCCCACCGGCGCCGACCGCACCGCGGTCATTCTCGAATTGCCCAACGCGCCGGGCAGCCTGATGGCCGCGATGAACGAATTCGCGTCCCGCGGAGTCGATCTCACCAGAATCGAATCACGCCCGCGACGCGAGCTGGAACGCGGCCTCAGCAACGCCGGTGAGTACCGGTTCTTCCTCGACGCCGTCGGCCACATCGACGACGACGCCGTCGCCGAGGCCCTCGCGGCACTGCACCGACGGTGCGATCGCATCGTCTATCTCGGGTCGTGGCCTGCCCATCGGGTTCCCGGCGCGGTGCCGCCGGATCATTCGGCGTCGACCGCCTGGGTGCAGACGATGCGGCGCGGCGGCGACGCCACCACCGGGGCCGACCGCTGA
- a CDS encoding histidine phosphatase family protein: protein MARLHLVRHGETTSNVMRRLDTALPGAALTDFGVRQGVRFALENAREQPAVLVSSVARRAEQTAELIASVWDVDTEPLEGIHEVQAGDLEDRVDTDAHQVFREVMDRWHAGDLDARIPGGESLAMVYDRYLPVVDDLAGRFLTGDNQQDVYIVSHGAAIRLIAARLSGIDARFAAATHLHNTGSIELEYTNGIWVCHRWGAETAPFGRVDEPLVVAESIGDEPMG, encoded by the coding sequence ATGGCCCGACTGCACCTGGTCCGGCACGGCGAGACCACGTCCAACGTCATGCGCCGGCTCGACACCGCCCTACCCGGCGCAGCACTCACGGATTTCGGTGTGCGCCAAGGGGTTCGGTTCGCATTGGAGAATGCCCGCGAGCAGCCCGCGGTGCTCGTCAGCTCGGTGGCCCGCCGTGCCGAGCAGACCGCCGAACTCATCGCCTCGGTGTGGGACGTCGACACCGAACCGCTCGAGGGCATTCACGAGGTGCAGGCCGGTGACCTCGAGGATCGGGTCGACACCGACGCGCACCAGGTCTTCCGCGAGGTGATGGATCGCTGGCATGCCGGTGACCTCGACGCCCGCATCCCGGGCGGCGAATCGCTCGCCATGGTCTACGACCGCTACCTACCCGTCGTCGACGACCTCGCCGGGCGTTTCCTGACCGGGGACAACCAGCAGGACGTCTACATCGTCAGCCACGGTGCCGCCATTCGGTTGATCGCGGCACGGCTATCGGGCATCGACGCCCGGTTCGCCGCCGCCACCCATCTGCACAACACCGGCAGTATCGAACTCGAGTACACCAACGGCATCTGGGTGTGCCACCGCTGGGGCGCCGAGACCGCTCCGTTCGGGCGGGTCGACGAACCCCTCGTCGTTGCCGAATCGATCGGGGACGAACCGATGGGGTGA
- a CDS encoding metallopeptidase family protein codes for MPVRMSDDDFDGLVSDALDTIPAELTDAIDNVVILVEAHNPEAPDILGLYHGVALTSRDHDYGGFLPDTITIYREPILAMCHSREQVVHEVAVTVIHEIAHHFGIDDAWLHANGWG; via the coding sequence ATGCCCGTACGCATGTCCGACGACGACTTCGACGGACTGGTGTCCGACGCGCTCGACACCATTCCGGCCGAACTCACCGACGCCATCGACAACGTCGTGATCCTGGTGGAGGCGCACAACCCGGAAGCCCCCGACATCCTGGGGCTCTATCACGGCGTCGCGCTCACCAGCCGCGACCACGACTACGGCGGTTTCCTACCGGACACCATCACGATCTATCGCGAACCCATCCTCGCGATGTGCCACAGCCGCGAGCAGGTGGTGCACGAGGTGGCGGTGACCGTCATCCACGAGATCGCCCATCACTTCGGGATCGACGACGCCTGGTTGCACGCCAACGGTTGGGGCTGA
- a CDS encoding septum formation family protein, translated as MNDDDPRRDTDDAPAPGQPDGPNSGDAATGTAGASGADDDATVSLKKTPNTPDQGVPDHRVPAASPLEDTTAGDTPAPERTTDSAADTTELGAVDGPGRADDHTDTDTDTEWIDTTADERHHPAGASSGWRGALLANPVRLVLAAVVVGALVMGVIALAVGLFDDSGSVGTSDIGESERIDDNDFARSVAGDCLDWPAGNPGQPVKVGCEQKHRFEVAGALDTSVFPGAEFGEKAPWPGDVRFGTIRDEQCPVIVGEYLAGRLDPHGRFSVGMMYPSQYQWDRGARALRCGLQETGPDGQPVAFSGRVADQNQSRVWPEGTCIGIDTDTRKATGFPVNCAEPHSFQATGIVDLAVRFGDKLSGKPWPNFRTQNDYLDGICPVQAERFVGGKAKLEATTLNVQWSVLEETSWLAGSRKVVCYLGLPDRRGGFATLVGDAKGGGDLLLINGKRPVPPPQAPPGRALPTPVPLPPGVSENPLEVPAPAG; from the coding sequence ATGAACGACGACGATCCGCGTCGCGACACCGATGACGCACCAGCACCCGGGCAGCCGGACGGGCCCAACAGCGGTGACGCCGCGACCGGGACGGCCGGTGCGTCAGGCGCCGACGACGACGCCACCGTGTCGCTCAAGAAGACCCCGAACACCCCCGACCAGGGTGTTCCCGACCACCGTGTTCCCGCGGCCTCCCCGTTGGAGGACACGACGGCAGGCGACACTCCGGCACCCGAGCGCACCACCGACTCCGCGGCCGACACCACCGAACTCGGTGCCGTCGACGGGCCGGGCCGGGCCGACGACCACACCGACACCGACACCGACACCGAATGGATCGACACCACCGCCGACGAGCGACACCATCCCGCCGGCGCGTCGTCGGGATGGCGGGGCGCGTTGCTCGCCAATCCGGTTCGGTTGGTGCTGGCCGCGGTGGTTGTCGGCGCTCTCGTGATGGGCGTCATCGCGCTTGCCGTCGGGCTCTTCGACGACAGCGGCAGCGTCGGCACCAGCGACATCGGTGAGAGTGAACGCATCGACGACAACGACTTCGCCCGCTCGGTTGCAGGCGACTGCCTGGACTGGCCGGCCGGCAATCCCGGTCAGCCGGTGAAGGTGGGATGCGAGCAGAAGCACCGGTTCGAGGTGGCCGGGGCCCTGGACACGTCGGTGTTCCCGGGCGCGGAGTTCGGCGAGAAGGCCCCGTGGCCGGGCGATGTGCGATTCGGGACGATCCGCGACGAACAGTGCCCGGTGATCGTCGGCGAGTATCTCGCCGGTCGACTCGATCCGCACGGCCGATTCTCGGTGGGAATGATGTATCCGTCGCAGTACCAATGGGATCGGGGTGCACGCGCCCTGCGCTGCGGCCTGCAGGAGACCGGCCCGGACGGGCAGCCCGTCGCCTTCTCCGGCCGTGTCGCCGACCAGAACCAGTCGCGGGTGTGGCCCGAGGGCACCTGCATCGGTATCGACACCGACACCCGCAAGGCCACCGGTTTCCCGGTAAATTGTGCTGAGCCGCATTCCTTCCAGGCCACCGGAATCGTGGATCTCGCGGTTCGCTTCGGCGACAAGCTCTCCGGCAAGCCGTGGCCCAACTTCCGCACCCAGAACGACTATCTGGACGGGATCTGCCCGGTGCAGGCCGAGCGGTTCGTCGGGGGCAAGGCGAAGCTCGAGGCCACGACGCTGAACGTGCAGTGGTCGGTCCTGGAGGAGACCAGTTGGCTGGCGGGTAGCCGAAAGGTGGTCTGCTACTTGGGACTGCCGGACCGTCGTGGCGGTTTCGCAACCCTCGTCGGCGACGCCAAGGGAGGTGGGGATCTGCTGCTCATCAACGGCAAGCGGCCGGTTCCGCCGCCGCAGGCACCACCGGGCCGCGCTCTGCCCACCCCGGTGCCGCTGCCGCCGGGTGTGTCGGAGAATCCGCTCGAGGTCCCGGCTCCGGCGGGCTGA
- a CDS encoding ankyrin repeat domain-containing protein has product MARTGDRDTLVAYVDAGVPVNLRNQSGDTLLMLAAYHGHAGTVEALIQRGADVGLANDKGQTPLAGAVFKGHDDVVAALVAAGADPQAGTPSAAQAATMFGRADYTGLWG; this is encoded by the coding sequence ATGGCCCGCACCGGAGACCGCGACACCCTGGTCGCGTATGTGGATGCCGGCGTACCGGTCAACCTGCGCAATCAGTCGGGCGACACCCTGCTCATGCTGGCCGCCTACCACGGGCATGCGGGCACCGTCGAGGCGTTGATCCAGCGTGGCGCCGACGTCGGGCTGGCCAATGACAAGGGGCAGACCCCGCTGGCCGGTGCCGTGTTCAAGGGTCACGACGACGTGGTGGCGGCCCTCGTCGCGGCGGGCGCCGATCCGCAGGCCGGCACTCCGTCGGCCGCGCAGGCGGCGACCATGTTCGGCCGGGCCGACTACACCGGGCTGTGGGGGTGA
- the serS gene encoding serine--tRNA ligase has translation MIDLRILRENPDLVRASQRTRGEDPGLVDTLLEADGTRRAAIVEADALRSEQKALGKQVGKAHGDEKTALLAKGKELAEQVKAAVARQNAADEAAATAHRAISNIVADGAPAGGEDDYVVLEHVGEPREIADPKDHLELGEALGLIDMERGAKVSGSRFYFLTGQGALLQLGLLNMAAQKAVANGFTLMIPPVLVRPEVMEGTGFLGAHADEVYHLDKDDDLYLVGTSEVPLAGYHMNEIVDLSDGPKRYAGWSSCFRREAGSYGKDTRGIIRVHQFDKVEGFVYCKPEDADAEHQRLLGWEKEMLAAIDVPYRVIDVAGGDLGSSAARKFDCEAWVPTQNTYRELTSTSNCTTYQARRLSIRYRDDSGKPQIAATLNGTLATTRWLVAILENHQQPDGSVRLPAELAKFVGTDVLTPR, from the coding sequence GTGATCGACCTCAGAATTCTTCGCGAGAATCCGGACCTCGTTCGGGCGTCGCAGCGCACCCGAGGCGAAGACCCCGGCCTGGTGGACACGCTGCTCGAGGCCGACGGCACTCGCCGGGCGGCCATCGTCGAGGCGGATGCCCTGCGATCCGAACAGAAGGCACTCGGCAAACAGGTCGGCAAAGCCCACGGGGACGAGAAGACCGCGCTGCTGGCCAAGGGCAAGGAACTCGCCGAGCAGGTCAAGGCCGCCGTCGCCCGGCAGAACGCCGCCGACGAGGCCGCCGCCACCGCCCACCGCGCCATCTCCAACATCGTCGCAGACGGTGCCCCGGCCGGTGGCGAGGACGACTACGTGGTGCTCGAGCACGTCGGCGAACCCCGCGAGATCGCCGACCCCAAAGATCATCTGGAGCTGGGTGAGGCGCTGGGTCTCATCGACATGGAACGCGGTGCCAAGGTGTCCGGCTCGCGCTTCTACTTCCTCACCGGGCAGGGTGCGCTCCTGCAGCTCGGCCTGCTCAACATGGCCGCGCAGAAGGCCGTCGCCAACGGGTTCACCCTGATGATCCCGCCGGTGCTGGTGCGCCCCGAGGTCATGGAGGGCACCGGCTTCCTGGGGGCGCACGCCGACGAGGTCTACCACCTCGACAAGGACGACGACCTGTATCTGGTGGGTACCTCCGAGGTGCCGTTGGCCGGCTATCACATGAACGAGATCGTCGACCTCAGCGACGGACCCAAGCGGTACGCGGGCTGGTCGAGTTGCTTTCGGCGTGAAGCCGGCAGCTACGGCAAGGACACTCGCGGCATCATCCGTGTGCACCAGTTCGACAAGGTCGAGGGCTTTGTCTACTGCAAACCCGAAGACGCTGACGCCGAGCACCAGCGTCTCCTGGGTTGGGAGAAGGAGATGCTGGCCGCCATCGACGTGCCCTACCGGGTGATCGACGTCGCCGGCGGTGACCTCGGGTCGTCGGCCGCCCGCAAATTCGACTGTGAGGCATGGGTTCCGACGCAGAACACCTACCGGGAGCTGACGTCGACCTCCAACTGCACCACCTATCAGGCACGTCGCCTGTCCATCCGGTATCGCGACGACTCGGGTAAGCCGCAGATCGCCGCCACACTGAACGGCACGCTGGCCACCACCCGCTGGCTCGTCGCGATCCTGGAGAACCATCAGCAGCCCGACGGTTCGGTGCGCTTGCCGGCCGAGCTCGCGAAGTTCGTCGGCACCGACGTGCTGACACCTCGATGA